The sequence below is a genomic window from Bradyrhizobium septentrionale.
CAGTCCATATAGGTCGACGCCAGCGTTGCGGTGGTGCCGCCGCCGCTGCCGAGCGCGGGCAGGTCGGCGAGCAGAGTGTGGGTCGACTGCACGAGGTCGGCCGGGGCGTCAGTGAAGGCGATGGCAAAGGCCACGTCGGGATGACGGTTGGCGATCGCCGTCGCCAGCGCGATCAGCGCGACCGCCGTGGCCGCGCCGGCGCTGCTCCAGCGATGCAGATGAAGCTTTCGCGCGGCGAAGGTCATCAGGACGAGCGCGATGCCCGCAGCGAGTGCGATCGCGGCGCCGCGATGCCCGTACCAGCAGGCGCTCGCGGCGCAGAACAGCGCGCTCGCGGCGAACAGCGCGCGCAGCTGCGCGAGCCGGGCCGCGCTGCGGCCATCAGCGTGGCCGCCGATGTCGAGCGCGCGCGCGAGGCCGAGTGGAACGCCGACGAGAACGAGCATCAGAAATCCGTTTGCTGTCTCATCGCGCGCAGCTCCGGCTGCGCCAAGCCAGGCCTTGAGCGGATCGCTGTGCAGCACGAGGATCAGTGCGGCGACCACGGCCGTTGCCCCAATGCTGCGGCTCATCATATCGGCGCGGCGGGCGTCGATCGCGATCGCGGCGGCGGCGAGCATCACCGAGAGCAGCGACAGCCAGAGCAGCAGCGCGCCAAGGCTTGCGCCGGTGTCGACCGTGATGCTGCCGCTGAACGGCACACCCAGTGTTTCGCCGGCGAACTTCCACACCGGATGCGCCCAGAACGATAGCGGCAGCATCTGCAGGGTGATCCAGACCGCCGGCACCAGCGCCGCCGCAACCGCGGGGCCGGCAATTTGTTTCAGGAAGGACAGTTCACCCGGACGGATCGCGGTCAGGCTTGCCAGCAGGCCAAGCGACGTCACTGTGCCGACGAGACCGGTGGCGAGCGAGGCGTCGAGCAGACCCGCCGGAATCGACGCCCCGATCAAGATGCAGATGAAAGCTGTGACGTTCCACACGAGAGGGATAAGTCCTGGAGAGGATGTTCCTGCGGAAGATGACAACGCAAGGCAGCGGGATGCCCCGGGCTCGTCGCGAGGTCAACGGAAATCGGGCGCGCCAACTGAGGCAGCGTTATGCCGCGTTGGAGCTTCGGTTCTGATTGAATCAGAACCGAAGCTCTAGCTTTTTGTTTTGACGCGTTTTCTTCACGCGAACCGGGGTCCACTTCGCTCGAAAACGCTCTAATGCGGGCGGCGTAGGGCGAGGACAGGGATACGCGGGCGGGACCAGAGCAGTGGGGCGAACGTGCTCGCAAGATATCCGCCTTGCAGCGATACGATGGCGATGACCATGAGCAGCATGGTCTCCGACCACGTGCCTCCGATGGCGGCCAGCAGCGCCAGTTCCGCGAGCGTCACCGGCACCAGCACCAGGCAGTGCTGGCGCAGCCCGAGAACGCCGCCGCCGATCAAATTGCCAAGAAAGACAAATAACATAACCAAACCCTGTGCCCGCATCATATCGGGCCGGGTCCTAAGCCGGGGTTAATCCGATCGCCGCAAACCGCCGGCGTGATGCCGGCCGGCGCTCGAATGACGGTCTGTTATGTTAGTCGATTAACATTCAGAACGGGCGCAGGTCGCCGTAACTGTAGGCGGCCCAATAGTCGCGGCCGCCATAGGGTCCGTAGGCGCCGTAGAGCGGGGCGCAGGAGTAGCGGTCGGGACAGCCGTGCCAGCAAACCCGTTTCCACTGGCAGACGTCGCCTTGGCAATATTGCAGCCGCTGGCAGTGGCCGCCGACGCGCTCGACGGCGCGCGGGGCTTTGGTAATGCTCAATTCCGCGGCATTTGCGCCCGATCCGCCAAGCAGGACCACAGAGGTTGCCAGCGCGATTGCCAGGGGCTTCAGGCGGGTCATCACACCCTCAATCAGTTAACTCAAACCATCTCATTCAGAGATAACGGGGACATCACACGAAAGCAAAGCCGGAGTGGCGTCATGCGGAGCTTTGTCCCGCGATGATGTTGCCGGTGTCGCCGAATTGCCTCACCTTGCTAACATTCTCTATCAATTGCATCGCAATATATCACCGAACCTTGTGATTTCGATAGTCGGCATGTTACGGCACGGTCGGAGTATTTAGATGTCGCGTGCGAATTTCATTCGAGCAATGTTATTGCTTGCGGCCGCCGGATCGGTCAGCGGTTGCCATTACATGCCGACCAATGGTCCGACGAGTTCTGATGTCGTGGCCGGGCAGAAGGATCCGGAAAGCCTGCCCTATGCGATGGTCAAGATCACGCCGCAGGTCGAGAACGTGCTGGCGTCGTTCGCGCCGCAGCTCGCCGGAGGCATTCAGGGCCCGCCGCCCAAGGACATCCACTTCGGCATCGGCGACGTCGTCAGCGTCACGATCTTCGAGGCCGCCGCCGGCGGTCTGTTCATTCCGGTCGAGGCCGGCGTGCGCCCCGGCAATTACATCACGCTGCCGAACCAGAACGTCGATACCGACGGCAACATCTCGGTGCCCTATGAGCTTGTCTGGATAGTCGCTGTTCAAATCTGGTCGGGTCTGATTCAACATTGGGCGATGAGCAAGTATTTTCGGCCTTGGAACATCGATCAGACGCTGCTTCTGCCGCCGAATGTGCAGGACTTCGTGCCGAAAGGCCATGTCTCGCGGTTTATGGTTGATCTGGTGCGGGAGAGCCTCGATCTCAGGGAGATCATGGGCAGCTATGTGAGCGGGCTTGGGCAGCCGCCGTTTGATCCGCGGATGATGGTGGCGCTGCTGCTGCATAGCTATGCGAGTGGGCTGTATTCGTCGCGTCGGATTGCCAAGGCCTGCCGGGAGCGGAACGATTTTGTGATGATCGTGGCGCTGGATGCGCCGGATTTTCGGACGATCAGCGACTTTCGCAAGCGACATTTGAAGGCGCTCGGCGCGCTATTCGTGCAGGTTCTGAAGTTGTGCGAGACGGCCGGGCTGGTCAAGCTCGGTCATGTCGCGCTGGATGGTACGAAGATCAAGGCGAACGCGTCGAAACACAAGGCGATGAGTTATGAGCGCATGAAGAAGCGCGAGGCGGAATTGAAGGCCGAGGTCGCTCGCATGCTGGCGGCCGCCGAGGCGGCGGATGCCTCGGAGGATGAGACTTTCGGCAACAGCGACGAACTGCCGGACTGGACCGTCGACAAGCAGAAACGGCTGGCGAAGATCCAGCAAGCGATGGCGGCGCTGGAAGCGGACGCCAAACTGGCGGCGGAGGAAGAGCGCCGCATCGAGGCCGAAAAGGAACAGCAGCGCCAGGCCGAAGGCCGCAAGAAGCCGGGCAAACCGGCGGCGCTGCCATCGGAGGAACCCAATCCCAAGGCGCAACGCAACTTCACCGATCCGGAAAGCCGCATCATGAAGTCGAAGGATGGCTTCGTTCAGGCCTATAATGCCCAGGCGGCCGTCGATGCACATGCCCAGATCATTGTCGCGCAAGAACTGACCCAGCACGGCAGCGATCAGGGCCAGTTGGTGCCCCTGATCGAGGCCATCGAGAGCAATCTTGGCCGCAAGCCGCGGCAGGCCTCAGCGGATTCCGGCTACTGCAGCGAAGCCAATCTCGAAGCGCTCGACACACGCAGCATCGATGGCTATGTCGCGCCCGGACGCGCCAAACACCCGACAGTAGCGAACGGAAAAGTCGGCGGCCCGCTGACACAGGCCATGCGAAAGAAGATCGACGATGGCGGCTTCGAAACACCCTACCGATTGCGAAAGCAAGTGGTGGAGCCGGTGTTCGGGCAGATCAAACAGGCAAGAGGCTTCCGCCAGTT
It includes:
- a CDS encoding IS1182 family transposase, translated to MSKYFRPWNIDQTLLLPPNVQDFVPKGHVSRFMVDLVRESLDLREIMGSYVSGLGQPPFDPRMMVALLLHSYASGLYSSRRIAKACRERNDFVMIVALDAPDFRTISDFRKRHLKALGALFVQVLKLCETAGLVKLGHVALDGTKIKANASKHKAMSYERMKKREAELKAEVARMLAAAEAADASEDETFGNSDELPDWTVDKQKRLAKIQQAMAALEADAKLAAEEERRIEAEKEQQRQAEGRKKPGKPAALPSEEPNPKAQRNFTDPESRIMKSKDGFVQAYNAQAAVDAHAQIIVAQELTQHGSDQGQLVPLIEAIESNLGRKPRQASADSGYCSEANLEALDTRSIDGYVAPGRAKHPTVANGKVGGPLTQAMRKKIDDGGFETPYRLRKQVVEPVFGQIKQARGFRQFLLRGIEKVRAEWTMICTVHNLLKLFNLANAA